AAGTGATTGTGAGCTTATGTATTATGATATCAAACAAAGCGGCATTAGCAATCAAAAACCTAAAATTTACCGCGTAAGCAATGATTTTTCTTTTGCGAGTTTAAATAAGGCTGCAAGATTTGCTTTTGATACACAAAATGAGGCAAGTAAGGATGAAAAAGCTTTTAAAGAGCTTATAGAACTTTTTGAAAAAAATGAGATTAAAAATATTAAATTTAATAGCTTTATTACCAACGAAGAAGCTTTGATTTTACAAAATTTCAAAAAGAAATTTGGCTTAAATCTTATCAATAACGAAGCTTTAAAATTTAAAGACTTTTTGGAAGAATTTATAAGCAATAGCGGTGAGTTTTATAATGCTACAACTCAAGATATCACAAAAAGCGATTTCTTAGTCGTTGCAGGAACGCTTTTAAGATACGATGCACCTACGCTTAGCTATAAAATCAACAATGCCTTAGTGATGAATAAAGGCTCAGGACTTTATTTTCACCCTATAGAAGATACAGGCATTGCAAAGTATTCTAAAAATTTCATTTCACATACTCACAAAAGCGGAGATGAGGAGCAAATTTTATATTTCTTACTTCAAAAATTCAGTCAAGATGAAAACATAAAGGCAAATTTGGCTGAATTTTTTATAAATGAAAATAAAGAAATAGAAGAAAGTATTAATGAAGAAATTATAGAGCAAGTTGTAGAAAAAGATGAAGAAGGCAATGAAATTTCTAAAGAAGTGAAAAAAGTTGTGCCTAAAAAAGTGAAAAAAACCATAGAAGTAAAACGCTCGGTTTTTGCTAAAAATTTGGGTATAGATGAGGATAAATTAGAAGATTTATTGCTTAAAAAGGCTAATTTTACTTTGATTATAGGAAGTGATTTTTATTTTCACAAGAATGCTAAAAAATTAGCCAAATTACTAGCTTTGATCCAAAATACAACACCTTTTAAAGTCTTTTTAAATCCTACACATACAAATACCTTAGGCGTTGCTATGATTTGTGATTTAGATGAGAGTATGCAAGAAGGTAAGACTTTGGGTTATAATGAAAGAGGAGATTTTAGCTTTTCTTATGAAGAACATGCTAATTTAGCTAGCTCAAGTTTAAATCAGCAAGAGGGTACTTTTTTAAATTATGATAAAAAAGTAGTTCCAACCAATGCAGCTTTAGAATTTGATGGATACTTTTTAAATGATTTAGCTAATGCTTTAGGTTTTGATGAGGAGTATACGATCAATTACACCAAAAGACTTCCTATTAACAAAGGTTTTTCTCCTTTGGAATTTGATAGTCTTGATAATTTTTATACCAACAGTGGAGAATGCAAAAGAGGGTATGATTTAAATTTAGAATGCTGTAAAAAAAGCGCTAAGAATGAATTTATAGCTCCTCTGGAATTTGATAGTCTTGATAATTTTTATACCAACAGTGGAGAATGCAAAAGAGGGTATGATTTAAATTTAGAATGCTGTAAAAAAAGCGCTAAGAATGAATTTATAGCTCCTCATTTGCAAAATTTAACCTTACAAGAAGATGAAATTTTGCTTTACAGTGCAAATCCTAGTTATCAATTTGGTAGATTTTCAAATCGTGCAAGTGCAATCAATGAAGCGATTTTTTTAGGGGTTAGTCAGAATTTGGCAAAAGAAAAAAACTTGCAAGATAAAGATCTTGTAAAACTTAAGATCAAAGATAAGGAATTAAGTCTTAGCGTGCGTATAGATAAAGACATAAAAAATGGGGCTTTTTTACCTTATTTTGATGAAAAAATCGACACGCTAAGTTTTTTTGATGAAAGATTTATTGTGGCAAATTTAGAAAAATTAGGAGCGAGTCATGAGTGATTTTGCTTTTTTTGCTTTAGAGGCTTTAATTAAGTGTATTATAGTAATTGCAATTTTTGCTACCTTAGCAGGACTTGCAACTTATGCAGAAAGAAAGGTTTTGGCTTATTTTCAAAGACGCATCGGGCCTGATATGGTAGGACCTTTTGGACTTATTCAGCTTGTAGCAGATATGATAAAACTTTTTACTAAAGAAGATATCATACCTTCAAATTCTCAAAAATTGATTTTTGCTATAGCGCCTTTGATCGCGGCCATTTGTGCTTTTGTATCTTTAGCGGCTATTCCTATGCTTCCTGAATTTACATTATTTGGTCGCACTATACAGCCTTTGATTGCCGATATTAATGTAGCTTTGCTTTTTGTTATAGGAACTTCGGGGCTTTGTTTTTATGCTATATTTTTAGGTGGGCTTGCAAGCAACAACAAATGGTCAATCATAGGCGCTGCAAGAGGGCTTGTAGCCATCATTTCTTATGAGAGTGTAGGAGCTCTTGCTTTAATAGCTATTGTTATGCTTGTAGGATCTTTTTCTTTGATAGATATTAATAATTATCAAAGTGATGGATTTTTTTCATGGCTTATTTTTAAACAGCCTTTAGCTTTTGCGCTTTTTGTGATTGCTTTATTTATCGAAACCAATAGAACTCCACTTTGTTTAACTGAAAATGAAGCTGACATTGTTGCGGGTTATGGTACGGAGTATTCGGGTTTAAGATGGGGTATGTTTTTTATAGGAGAATATGCCTCTATGATAGCAGGAGCGATTTTAATTACGCTTTTATTTTTAGGCGGTTTTAATGACTTTTATTTTATACCTGGCTGGATTATGATGATAGTAAAATCAAGTTTTATCTTCTTTTGGTATTTTTGGGCTAGAGCAGCTTTTCCACAACTTCGCCCTGATCAAGTGATGAGAATGTGTTATTTAATTTTAATTCCTTTGGCGGTTTTAAATCTTTTAATTACTGCCTTTGCAGTACTTATATAGGAGTTTGTGATGAAAAATTATTATTTAATCGATGAAAAAAGAAAGACTCCTACTAGCACTTGGCAGAAGATTTCACAAGCTTTAAAAAGAAGTGTGAAATTAGAGCTTTTTGTGGGATTGTGGGTGGTTATGCGTGAAATGCTAAAAAGAAATAATAGTGCAACCATAAAATATCCCTTTGAAAAGGTAAAGCTTGACAACCGTTACCGTGCCGTACACCGTCTTATGCGTTTTATAGAAAGTGAAAATGAAAGATGTATAGGATGCGGGCTTTGTGAAAAGATTTGTATCAGTAATTGTATTAGGATGGAAACTTCTTTAGATGAAAATGCTCGTAAAAAGGTGGGAAATTATAGTATTAATTTGGGGCGTTGTATTTATTGTGGTTTTTGTGCTGAAGTTTGTCCCGAACTTGCTATAGTCCATGGTACAGAATATGAAAATGCAGCTGAACAAAGATCTTATTTTGGCTATAAGCAAGATTTTTTAACCCCTATTGATAAGCTTAAAAATCAAGTTGAATTTGAGGGTGCGGGTAGTCTTAGAAAGGATGCGGATTTACTTGTGAAAAAAACTCCAAATTATTATGAAGTTTTACAAGAAAGAGAAAAAAATTTATGCACCGATGAAGAATGTGCATTGCCAAATTTAGCTCCACAAGGAGAAGTTAAATGATAGAAATTTTAGCTTTTACATTTTTTAGTGTAGTGGTTTTAGGCTTTTTCTTGGTAGCAGTTTTGAGTAAAACTATGCTTTATTCTCTTTCTGCTTTAGCGGGTGGAATGGTTTTTTTATCGGGTTTTTATTTTTTACTTGATGCAGAGTTTTTAGGAGTGATACAAATTATAGTTTATAGCGGGGCTGTGCTTGGGCTTTATAGCTTTGCTATGATGTTTTTTGACAATTCCAAAGAATTCAAAGAAAAATTAAGAGCTAAGAAAAGTTTTTTTCTTTTGGTAATTTTAAGTGCCGTTTTACTTTTATTTATGCTTTTGGGCTTTAAGCACCAAAATATCGCGAGTGATTTGGCTTTAAGTGATCCAAATTTATTCGATTATAATAAGCAACTTGCTTTTGCTATTTTTTCAAAATATCTTTTAGCTTTTGAATTTATAGCTATTTTGCTTTTAATCGCTTTAATTTGTGCGATCGTGCTTACACATAAAGAGCTTACAAAGGAAAGATAATGGTAGAAAAGTATTTTTTTATAGCTATTGCAATGTTTATTATAGGATTAATCGGTATTTTAAAAAGACAAAATCTCATTATGCTTTTTATTTCAAGTGAAATTTTACTCAATGCAGCAAATTTAGCCCTTGTTGCAGCTTCTAAGATGCATCAGGATTTAAATGGACAAGTTTTTGCTCTTTTTGTGATGGGTGTGGCTGCTTGTGAAGTGGCTGTGGGTGTGGCATTTTGTGTGCTTTGGTATAGAAGAAAAGGCACTTTAGAATTAAAGAGCCTAAAAGAGGAGGTTTGATAATGCAAAATTTAGCTTTGATTTCTCTTTTTAGCCCTTTTGTAGCTTTTTTATTTGCAAGTTGTTTTGCTTTAAGTGAAAGAAAAATTTTTGTCGCTTATGTATGTTCTTTATTGATTGGCATAAGTGCATTTTGTTCTTTGTATCTACTTTTTAACAATCAAGCTTTTAATGTAAGTTTATTTGAGTGGTTTATAGGTTTAAGCTTTGGATTTAACATAGACGCTATTTCTCTTACTATGATGAGTGTTGTGGGTGTTGTAGCAACTTGTGTGCATTTTTATAGTATTTTTTATATGGCTCACGATAAAGATTTTAATAAATTTTTTGCTTATTTAGGGCTTTTTGTATTTTCAATGCTTTTTTTAGTAATGAGTGATAATTTTTTAGGACTTTTTGTAGGCTGGGAAGGAGTAGGGCTTTGTTCTTGGCTTTTAATCGGTTTTTGGTATAAAAATAATACTTATTCTTTTGCAGCTAATGAAGCTTTTATCATGAATCGTATTGCGGATTTGGGTATGCTTTTAGGAATTTTTTGGCTTTATATTCAAGCAGGTACTTTAAAATACAATGAAGTATTTGCCATAGCGCAAAATTTAGATCATAATGCTTTGGTTTTGATTGCGAGTTGTTTATTTATCGGAGCTATGGGAAAATCCGCACAATTTCCTCTTCATACTTGGCTTGCAGATGCAATGGCAGGACCTACACCTGTTTCAGCCTTAATCCATGCCGCTACTATGGTAACTGCGGGGGTTTATTTGGTTATTCGTGCAGGAGAAATTTACTCTTTAGTGCCTGAGGTTTCTTATTTTATTGCTTTGCTGGGAGCATTTGTGGCTATTTTTGCAGCTTCCATGGCTTTGGTGGCTAGGGATTTAAAACGCATTATTGCTTATTCTACTTTATCGCAGCTTGGATATATGTTTGTGGCTGCAGGACTTGGAGCTTATGGTATAGCTTTATTTCACTTAGTAACCCATGCTTTTTTCAAATCTTTACTCTTTTTAGGTGCTGGAAATGTTATGCATGCAATGGATGATCAACTAGATATTAAAAAAATGGGTGGGCTTTTTAAATCTTTAAAAATCACTGCTATTTTTATGACTATAGGTTCTTTGGCTTTAGCAGGAATTTATCCTTTAGCAGGCTTTTTCTCAAAAGATTTGATTTTGGGTTATTCTTTTATCGCTCATTATCATGGAATTTTCTTAATTCTTTTAATCTCAGCCTTTTTAACCGCTTTTTATAGTTTTAGACTTTTAATGTTGGTATTTTTCACTCCTTCTAGACATGATAAACATCCACATGAAGCAAGTAAAATAGCTCTTTTGGCTATGAGTCCTTTGGTGGTTTTAGCTATTATTGCGGGCTTGTTTGAGCATAGTTTTTTTGAATATCTTAGCACTCAACTTATTTTTATCGATGCTCAAAATAAACTTGTAATGATTTGTGCGAGTGTAGCAGCTGTTTTGGGTGTAGTTTTAGCTATTATAGCTTATAAGGCTTCTTGGTTTAAAGATAGCATAGAGCAAAATAAAATCCATAAGCTTTTGAGCAATGATTATTTTATTCCTAAGTTTTATCATGAATTTATAGTTTCAAAATACGAAAGCTTGTGTGCGGTTTTAAAACATTGTGATACTTATATTTTTGATGCTATAGTGGAGAAAATTGCTTATTATTGTAATTTGATTTCGCAAAAAATAATTATGACAAATAGTCTTAATTTGATGCTTAGATTTTTGGTGGCAGGATTTGTGATTTTGCTTATTTTGGTATGGGTGGTGTAAAATGTTAAATTATCTAATCTTTTTTCCTTTAATTGCCGCTTTTGTAACTCTTGTTTTAAATCGTGGTGGTATAAAAGTTTTTAGCGTCATAGCGAGCTTAATGGTGCTGGGTTTAAATATCAAGATTTGGCAAGATTATTTAAATGGAATAAACCTTGAATATCAACTTCCTTTTAAGGTAGTAAATTTCATGAGTTATCATATAGGCGCTGATAGTATAGCTTTGATTTTAATGCTTTTAAGCTCTTTGATGATATTTTTAAGTTTTTTATTTTTAAAGATTGAGCAAAAAGCAATGGTGTCTTGCATATTCTTTTTAGAATTTGCGATTATGGGATTATTTTCTTCGCTTGATGGTTTACTTTTTTATGTATTTTGGGAATTTTCACTTTTACCTTTGCTTTATATTATGGGAGTATATGGTAAAGATTATAGAGCGGGGATTAAATTTTTTGTTTATGCCTTTGCGGGTTCTATTTTAATGCTTTTGGCTTTAATTTATCAAGCCTATGCGACCTACAAACTTTTAAATATCTTCACTTTTGATATAGAAATTTGGAAAAATAACGCTTCGGCTATGAGTTTTAACGAGCAAATTTTACTTTTTGGAGCATTTTTTGTTGCCTTTGCTATTAAAGCACCACTTTTCCCTTTTCATACTTGGGCGCCAAAAGTTTATGCAAATTCGCCTATTTTAGTTTCTATGATGCTTGTAGCATTTAAAATGGCTCCTTTTGGATTTTTACGCTTTTGCTTGCCGCTTTTCCCTGATGCGAGTGTGTATTTTATGCCTTTAGTTGTAGCTTTGTGTATAGTAAGTATAATTTATAATGCCTTAATCGCTTACCGCGCTTCAAATTTAAAAGAATTGATCGCTTATAGTTCGATTTCTCACCTTGGGGTTATGATTTTAGGTATTTTTTCTTTTAATGCTTTGGGGCTTAGTGGAGCGGTATTTTATATGTTTGCACATGGTATTGTTACGGGAGCTTTGTTTTTAATGGCTGAGCTTTTATATAAAAAATATGGCACACTTGAAATTTCTTATTATCATTCTTTAGCTAGTAAAGCGCCTTTATTTACTATTTTCTTTACTTTGATTTTGCTTGCAAGTATATCTTTGCCACTTACACTATCTTTTGTTGGAGAGTTTTTAATTCTTTTAGGTGTTGCAAAACTTAATTTACTTTATGCTCTTTTGGCAGGACTTGTGATCATTTTAGGTGCTATTTATATGCTTTATGTATTTAGAAAAATGTTTTTTATGCAAAAAGAGAATCAGCTTGAAACTTGCTCCTTGCATGCAAGAGAAATTCTTTCTTTGATACCTATAGTGGTTTTGATTTTTTATTTGGGTATAGCACCAAAGATTTTTTTAGATCCTTTAAATAAAGATGCAGATTTCATTGTTGAAAAAATGAAAGAAAGAGCTATTGATGATCAAACCATTCGATTTTTAAATCATTTAGAAGGGGAAAATAATGTTAGGTAATATCGATTTAAGCAGCTTAAATATCCCTTTATCCTATCCTTTTGCATTTTTGATTGCTGTGGCTATCGTGCTTTTACTTTGTTCGGGTTTTTGGAAATTTCATCGAACTTTTTATATGGCTACTAGCTCTTTATCTTTGATTGTGAGTGTTTTTTTAATTTTAAATAATATCGCTGCGCAAGGCTTAGAAGCAAAAGGATTTTTAGGAACTCTAAATAATGATATTGTTTCTTTGTATGCTTCTTTGGTTATTTTGTGCTTTTCGTTTTTGTATCTTTTGATGCAAAAAGAAGAAAATCAAGGCGAATTTTATAGTCTGTTTTTATTTATGGTAGCGGGGCTTTTGCTTATGGTTTCAAGCTCAAATTTGATCTTGATTTTCATAGGACTTGAAAGCTCTTCCTTGGCTCTTTATACACTTATTGCTATGCGTGGAAGCAATAATGCCATTTCAAGTGCTATTAAATACTTTAGCGTTGCGGCAGTAGGTTCGGGCTTTTTTGTTATGGCATCGGCTTTGATTTATATTAGAACAGGTACTTTGGATTTGGGTTTGAAATTGGCTCTTGATAAAGATCCTATGCTTTTAGGAGCAGGAGTTATGATTTTTGTTTTATGTGCTATCAAACTTTCTTTAGCTCCTTTTCATTTTTGGTTAAAAGATGTGTATTCTTCAGCGCATGTAAATTTAGTTGCTTTTATTTCTGTTGTCCCAAAAATAGCAATGTTTGTTGTAGTTATCAGACTTTTTAGCTTTTTAAATCATTTAGGATTTGAAAATATTTTAAATGTGTTGGCAGTATTTTCAATGCTTATTGCAGCTTTGGCCGCATTGAGCCAAAAAGATGTCAAAAAAATGTTTGCTTATAGTTCTATAGTGCATTCTAGTTTTGTTTTAGCAGCATGTATTCCTTTGTTAAATGTGGCTGATGATGTTTTAAATTCTATATTTGTTTATTGGGTGCTTTTTGGCTTTGCTAATTATGGTGTATTTTTGATTCTTAGCACCTTTAAGGGAAGCTCATTTGAAGAATTTAATGCTTTATTGCTTAAAAAGCCTTTGATTGCATTATCGCTTAGTTTTTGTGTGCTTTCATTAGCTGGAATTCCTCCATTTGGTGCTTTTTGGGGCAAGGTGATGGTGTTAAAAACTTTAATTGTCGCTGATTATTGGTATTTAGCTCTTTTTATGGCTTTGGCATCACTTCTTATGCTTTATGCTTACTTGAAGTTAATCATCCATGCTTTATTTATAAAAACTCAAGCTAAAGTTTCAGAGCATTTAAATTTTATTCAGAGTTTTATTTTAACTCTTTGCACTTTGATTAGTGTGTTTGCTTTATTTTTGTTACTTAAAATATAATATAATTATTGTATGAAAATTATATTTTTGGTATTGCTGAGTATTTGCACTCTTTTTTCTTTTGAATTAGCCCTAAATACAGGCCGCGAGAACAATCAAGCTTTTGCGGTCTTACATGCTAGTAATGACTTAGATTTTACTTGTCAAAAAATTATTATTGAAGATAAAATGCATTTTGAATGCGAGATTATGGGTATAGTGGATAATAAACTAAGTGATCAAAGCTTTACTGCTTTTGATTTAAAATTTATCAAAGAGCCTCAAAAGATTAAAATGATTATTATACCTAAAATAAGCGCAAGAATGTTTGATCTATCGCAAAATATTTATGCGGATAAAGAGCTAAATTCTTCAAGCATGCATAAAAGCAAGAGTTTTACTTTTATTTTTACTCCAGAATTAGAGCATGTAAAAGATTATGATGGACTTGATTTTAATATCAATTTCCCGCATGAAAGCTTGCCTTATGTTGGAGCTTTGGATTTAAATTCAGATCCTGTAATTATCCCTCAAAGTGCTGATATCAATACTTATTTGCGTATAAAAAATGAGTATGATAAGGCCAACTATAC
The window above is part of the Campylobacter coli genome. Proteins encoded here:
- the nuoH gene encoding NADH-quinone oxidoreductase subunit NuoH, which translates into the protein MSDFAFFALEALIKCIIVIAIFATLAGLATYAERKVLAYFQRRIGPDMVGPFGLIQLVADMIKLFTKEDIIPSNSQKLIFAIAPLIAAICAFVSLAAIPMLPEFTLFGRTIQPLIADINVALLFVIGTSGLCFYAIFLGGLASNNKWSIIGAARGLVAIISYESVGALALIAIVMLVGSFSLIDINNYQSDGFFSWLIFKQPLAFALFVIALFIETNRTPLCLTENEADIVAGYGTEYSGLRWGMFFIGEYASMIAGAILITLLFLGGFNDFYFIPGWIMMIVKSSFIFFWYFWARAAFPQLRPDQVMRMCYLILIPLAVLNLLITAFAVLI
- the nuoI gene encoding NADH-quinone oxidoreductase subunit NuoI; the protein is MKNYYLIDEKRKTPTSTWQKISQALKRSVKLELFVGLWVVMREMLKRNNSATIKYPFEKVKLDNRYRAVHRLMRFIESENERCIGCGLCEKICISNCIRMETSLDENARKKVGNYSINLGRCIYCGFCAEVCPELAIVHGTEYENAAEQRSYFGYKQDFLTPIDKLKNQVEFEGAGSLRKDADLLVKKTPNYYEVLQEREKNLCTDEECALPNLAPQGEVK
- a CDS encoding NADH-quinone oxidoreductase subunit J — protein: MIEILAFTFFSVVVLGFFLVAVLSKTMLYSLSALAGGMVFLSGFYFLLDAEFLGVIQIIVYSGAVLGLYSFAMMFFDNSKEFKEKLRAKKSFFLLVILSAVLLLFMLLGFKHQNIASDLALSDPNLFDYNKQLAFAIFSKYLLAFEFIAILLLIALICAIVLTHKELTKER
- the nuoK gene encoding NADH-quinone oxidoreductase subunit NuoK — translated: MVEKYFFIAIAMFIIGLIGILKRQNLIMLFISSEILLNAANLALVAASKMHQDLNGQVFALFVMGVAACEVAVGVAFCVLWYRRKGTLELKSLKEEV
- the nuoL gene encoding NADH-quinone oxidoreductase subunit L codes for the protein MQNLALISLFSPFVAFLFASCFALSERKIFVAYVCSLLIGISAFCSLYLLFNNQAFNVSLFEWFIGLSFGFNIDAISLTMMSVVGVVATCVHFYSIFYMAHDKDFNKFFAYLGLFVFSMLFLVMSDNFLGLFVGWEGVGLCSWLLIGFWYKNNTYSFAANEAFIMNRIADLGMLLGIFWLYIQAGTLKYNEVFAIAQNLDHNALVLIASCLFIGAMGKSAQFPLHTWLADAMAGPTPVSALIHAATMVTAGVYLVIRAGEIYSLVPEVSYFIALLGAFVAIFAASMALVARDLKRIIAYSTLSQLGYMFVAAGLGAYGIALFHLVTHAFFKSLLFLGAGNVMHAMDDQLDIKKMGGLFKSLKITAIFMTIGSLALAGIYPLAGFFSKDLILGYSFIAHYHGIFLILLISAFLTAFYSFRLLMLVFFTPSRHDKHPHEASKIALLAMSPLVVLAIIAGLFEHSFFEYLSTQLIFIDAQNKLVMICASVAAVLGVVLAIIAYKASWFKDSIEQNKIHKLLSNDYFIPKFYHEFIVSKYESLCAVLKHCDTYIFDAIVEKIAYYCNLISQKIIMTNSLNLMLRFLVAGFVILLILVWVV
- a CDS encoding NADH-quinone oxidoreductase subunit M: MLNYLIFFPLIAAFVTLVLNRGGIKVFSVIASLMVLGLNIKIWQDYLNGINLEYQLPFKVVNFMSYHIGADSIALILMLLSSLMIFLSFLFLKIEQKAMVSCIFFLEFAIMGLFSSLDGLLFYVFWEFSLLPLLYIMGVYGKDYRAGIKFFVYAFAGSILMLLALIYQAYATYKLLNIFTFDIEIWKNNASAMSFNEQILLFGAFFVAFAIKAPLFPFHTWAPKVYANSPILVSMMLVAFKMAPFGFLRFCLPLFPDASVYFMPLVVALCIVSIIYNALIAYRASNLKELIAYSSISHLGVMILGIFSFNALGLSGAVFYMFAHGIVTGALFLMAELLYKKYGTLEISYYHSLASKAPLFTIFFTLILLASISLPLTLSFVGEFLILLGVAKLNLLYALLAGLVIILGAIYMLYVFRKMFFMQKENQLETCSLHAREILSLIPIVVLIFYLGIAPKIFLDPLNKDADFIVEKMKERAIDDQTIRFLNHLEGENNVR
- a CDS encoding NADH-quinone oxidoreductase subunit N, with the protein product MLGNIDLSSLNIPLSYPFAFLIAVAIVLLLCSGFWKFHRTFYMATSSLSLIVSVFLILNNIAAQGLEAKGFLGTLNNDIVSLYASLVILCFSFLYLLMQKEENQGEFYSLFLFMVAGLLLMVSSSNLILIFIGLESSSLALYTLIAMRGSNNAISSAIKYFSVAAVGSGFFVMASALIYIRTGTLDLGLKLALDKDPMLLGAGVMIFVLCAIKLSLAPFHFWLKDVYSSAHVNLVAFISVVPKIAMFVVVIRLFSFLNHLGFENILNVLAVFSMLIAALAALSQKDVKKMFAYSSIVHSSFVLAACIPLLNVADDVLNSIFVYWVLFGFANYGVFLILSTFKGSSFEEFNALLLKKPLIALSLSFCVLSLAGIPPFGAFWGKVMVLKTLIVADYWYLALFMALASLLMLYAYLKLIIHALFIKTQAKVSEHLNFIQSFILTLCTLISVFALFLLLKI